The window GCTCCAAGGGCTGAGCTGTACCCTAGCCTGCAGGACCAGTTAGCAGAGATGCTTTCAACCACTAACCTCCGCTTGAGTATTTCATTGCCATTTAATTTTAACTTTAATTTTGTTTTAAAGATTTCAATGGTCCAACTGTCTTGTTTGTTAAGCATCAGGCTTCACATTCTTTCTTTTGCCAAATCAGTTCCTGGCCAAAGAGAAGCTTCACCTTTTGAATGTGGCCTTCTCACAGAGGACTATTCTggaactctgtctctcagatTCTAACCCTCTCTTGGATATGCTGCTGTATGCAACTCATGTTGTTTAATATTTAATGTGTATATAATGTTTACCGTTTTAGGAAGAGCACTTTTAGTTATGAATTGAATTATGAAGTGTTGTGCTGTCAGTAAAATAAACTGTtcaacagattgtcatttctgaCTACAGTTTGAGAAGTTAAAAAGGTTTGTGTGTTCTAGTATAAATGAGTTGGATGTGTTTGAGCACTTTGTTTCAGAGAACAAACACTTCCTGCATAATAACCACACCCTTGTAAAAGTTTTATAAAGGACACGTGTTCTGTGCCAGTGCCCTGCATTGGAACAGAACAGTTGaagaggcaagagccaggattACCAGAGTTCAACCTGCCAGGATTCTCTTCAGTCAAGTATCAGCAAGCTCATGTACATCTTAATTAAAAGGCACACAGAACATGGGTGTTTATTTTGCTTTATTtataataaatacaacacatcaATACAATCCATTTGGCTATAAGAGCTAATTTTTAGGAAGCTCAAGTTTCAGATACAGCAACACTAACAGACAAAACCATTTTCCTTTATTATCAAACATTCAGAGAAACCTCCCTTTAGTTAAAATGCACCAACATGTTATGATGCTACATGCCAAGTACACAATCCTATACATCAAAGTGCAATGTCACAATGGATTAACTCTAATTCATAATTCAGTAGTCTACTAAACACTATGATTATTTCATTCTGAGTGCTGCTGCTCTTCGTTCAGTACATGCACGAGTGAATCACAACTCCCCAAAAAGACAAGGGTAAAAAAAAGGcactttcacatacacacacacacaaacaaacagatgcaCACACCCTTAGTCCGTCTTGgcaacacacttcctgtttctctacACATTCGCATCAATCACCAACCTAGTTAAGAGGCCACATTCAGTGTGCTGTTCAAGTGTTTTGGGGTATTAAACACAGCGCCCCACCCTGTTAGCTTACTGTGAATTTAAGGTTATCAAGTGACTTCAGAGTAATAACCAGGTAAACCGTAttctcccacatacacacacccttgccAATGTGACATGCTTTTTTTTCAAACACACAGTTGGGCAATCACGCAAACCGTCCCTAACCTGCACATGCTTGGGTTTTCAAGGCGAGCATGAATAATCCAACGTGTGCAATGCCTCTGCACTTTCAAGAGAACAAAACGAAGGCAGTCaggcagggacagacagacagaccaacgtacacagtctttctctttctatcacccacgcacacacacagacacactattgGGAAAGAATAAGtaattgtgcacacacacccattccaGAAAAGTTACAGTCCAGGCTTGTATCCACTCTATCACTAAACCACCACCCTGTTTCAACTCCGGTCTGGGTATAGGTCCACAGAACACATGAAGGCTGTTAATCTAGTGAGAGTCATCGCCACTTTAGTGACACCAGAGCCCACTGAACATTCATTAGATTGCTGAACAGTCGTTTAATACTGGAACATTCATTAAATAGCTGAACATTGGTTAAATATGTgagttttgtcaacatttaccTCAAGAGGCTTTGTTTGAGGCAAAGTGAGTTTAGCAGCTGAACCAAGTGATAAAGGACTAAAATAATCACACAGACATCATTCCATCATCCTTACTCTTCCCCACTGTGTGAACCATCCTCACCCCTAACAGGCCTTCACTCTGCAATGACCAATTAAATCACTCACCGTAAACGCAGCAGCCAATCGAAACACACTAAGAATACAGCAGCCTTTCGTGATAGGCCCGCGCTAGCTGAGGAGCCTATCTTTATGACAATACAGTCAACGTTCACGTCACGGAAACTACAGTTCACTGAGGGCAAACTACACTTCCCAAGTATCTGACTACATCTTATACACAGGACAGGATTTCTGCCTCAGTTTATTCCTCTACCCCTCCCATTTAGCAGTCCTCTAGCTAACCTTTGATAAATGCTTCGATACATGGAGAAAGTAAACTCCTACACACCAAAGAGTACACACCAACCTGACGACACACATAAATATCATGGCATATCATATCGTATTTCATATcatatattatattttattattactaCATAAAACCCTTTTTCACCTTCCTGTCCTACTGTTTCTACCCTCATGATTATTAACAGTAAGCAGTACCCTGTTCTCTACTTCTGTCCCAGTTTTGGCCTGGGTCGGCCTGATTCTGCCCTGTTTTCGTTCACATGGTGCAGGACTTGTCCAGcggtgggggcagagggggggtgcTGCTCTTGGGTGGGACCAGGGGTTTGGGCCTCAGGGCAGGGGGGCGCAAGGGAGCCCCCATGCGTGCCGCTGCCACAGGCTTGAAGGAGCCCAGAGTGTCAGGGGAGGGGTTTGAGGGCCTGGGGGGTCCAGGGGGAGGCCCAGGGAGGGGACTGAGGGGGCTTAAAgggctgagggggctgggggtgccCGGGGTCCCAGGGGTCCCTGGTGTGCCCGGTGTGCTCGGGGTGCTGTGGGGGCTGGGAGACTCTGAGGAGCAGGCTGTGATGGGGCCATTCTTCACCTGCTCCAGCGTGTCCAGGACCACGTCAGGGGCCGGTCGgcagccctgcctctccaaCTGGCGCAGTTCCCCCAGAGTCTCCTCTATGTCCTACGAGGAGACATTCATATTCAATACAAATATGACACTAATTAAAGTCTACTAATGTTGGagaaacggtgtgtgtgtgtgtacctgcgccAGTGTGTCTGGGTCCAGTGTTCTGGAGCGGTGGGACTCAGTGAAGCTGTGCTGCCCACTGCTGGAGCGGCGGATGGGCGTGTCTTCAGGCCGGCGAAGTGAATCATGTCGGCTCACACTCACCGTAACCGCGGCAGCAGAACGACGCCGGCGCTCTGGGCTATCCAGGGGCGGAGTCATGCCCTGGCCTCGCCCCAGTAACAGCTCACGTGGGCTGAAGTGGCCAGTCACAGGCGGGGAGCTCCTCTCTAGCACCCCTCCGTTGCCATGACAGTGGCTGTCGCTGGAGCGTCCCAAGGGACGACGGAAAAGACCCTCAGTCCTCTTCCTGCGGTGGCTATTATCAAAAAACACACTTAGTTTGATTAGCTTAGTGCTGGCCCACAGAGTACAACACATTAGCTAAGCTTGTTAGCTAGACACATGTGGGCTATGTTTAGCATGGTAGCTTGTTGACTGACCTGTTGTAGGCCTCCGGTGGTCTGATGTCAGTGGGGGAGCTCAGGTCGGACCTGGTTCTCTTGTCGTCAGAACCTGAGGTGTTGCCGTTCCCGCTGTCACTGTCGGTTTTCTGACTGAGCGTGTCCGACATCGCGTCAGTCCTACGGCACCAAACAGAGCGtctaaccaaccaatcagaccagtTGTTAATTACCTGTTCATTAGCAAGTGATTAGGTACTCCCCATCCGTCTATAAACCCATTCATCCACCAGATAATCCATAATTCTAAAGAAGCGCTCAATCGATCCATAAGGGCTAGCGCAAGCTGTCGGGTTGCTCTCATTAGCAACATCTCATGTGAGGAACGTGTGTGGGTAGTGTGTAGGCAGAGGGTGTGTTGTGGTGAACTTGCCTGTCTTTAAGCACTATGTACTGGTGAGGCACCAGCCCATGAGTCCCATTGTGTCGCCCCTCCCACCAGTCTTGTGACGCTCTCTGGTAGAGCTGCAGAGTCGCGCCCTTCTTAAAGGAGAGCTCTCGTCCAGAACGGCCAACGTAGTCAAACCTGGCAactgcctccacagcctccccctctgagaaagacagagagagagtgagaggggggaagggagagagagagtgataagagacagacagaatgatAGAGGTGAACTTGTCAATCATCTGTCTCAGAGACACTATCCCCCCAGAGCTCAACCAATAGGGATGAAGGAGACTTGGGGGGAAATCTTCCCCTTTTTAATCCctgcttcctctctgcctccacagaggaaaaatcacacacagctcacagcgAGACCCagagaaggtggtggtggtggggggggggggctggtctcTAAGGctgctgttgccatggtgacggcTCTCAATTGgttggatgggagagagagaagcccacTGGATGATTGCGTGGGGGTCGGAGGTCAGGCGTACCCTCCTCActggtctgtgtctctgtgccgCCATCCGGTTCTGCGTCCTCCAAGGCTCCTGGCTCGCTGAACGGGCTCTCgctgagcaggagggaggggggtcgagagaggcagaaaaagagagagggagagaatcggAAAGTAAGTACCAAATTGCAGCAGTCAGCAGTAAAGCTAGTGCTGGTCTTGCTTGATATTTCACGCAGACGAAAAAGCAAGCTCCGTGAACAGATGGTTAGACAGCTGGCAAGTCAGTCTAAATGTATGGAACCAACAATGGTATATCAATTACTGGCCATCCTGTTAGCAGATGCAGCTTCCTAGATCATGTCAGTCTTACCAGTACTGATCTCCAGTCATGCACTTCTCATAAACTGGCCCCGGCAGCTCCTTGGTGTCCGGGAAGATGTTGTCATTGTGAAGGATGACCGTTTTGACGACCTCATTGACATGTGCCTGGCAGGCCACCTGGTCCAGTGTGTCAGGAGTGGGCAGCAGGGTGGGGCCAAACACTATGGCCAGGTTCCCTGCATCCATCATGTTCTCATCACTGTACTGGGACAGACTGCACAAGAGGCAGAGGTTAACATCGTTAAACTTCCCTTACGACATCACACAAATGCTACATTACACTCAAGTTTAGCTCGAGGATTCGAACACTGGCAAAATACCGTACATCAATTGATCTTGTAGCACCAACCAATTGATGTTGCCAGACAAGAATCAGTTTCAGAACATAACACATGCGCAtcacacatttttttatttttttattccctTCTCTCATCCTGTTCACAACTCTGGCTTCACACTCCCGGTGTCTCAGCCTGTGAAGAGGCTTTATAGAGGAGACATGGCATTTGTCCATGCTGTGGATTTACTGTTCACTGTGCTCTCTATGCACATGAAACCTGCTTCTGtggagtgtatatatatatatatatatatatatatatgaatatatacatgaatattgggggggacaccccccaatattcaaatctggtcaaaatatcccccccaatatattgacataaaaatataaatgtgctacgctacgacaggcaaccacgcacgctgtcccaaattataattaaaaatgtaatttgtcctccccaatgttgactccatggctacggccttgttcTACAGCACATCACAGCTGGAGGTCAGCGTTTGGTTCAGTCACTCACTGGTTCAGAAAGGCAAACAGGTACCGCATCACCACCAGAGTAGCCCGTGGGGCTGCCAGTAGAATCTTCCGGATACATTGGGCTCTCTCGTACAGACTCTCTATACctgtggacacagacacacacgcgcaaacacacacacacacagcagctgtcaGTAGTCCCAGGATGCTGTGAGGCATTTGCGATCCTGACACATCCTGAAATACAACCTTCCCATGGCGGAAAGAGGAACGCAGCTCTGCCCCCTCGGTGGAACAGAGAGAatcagtgtgtgtttcagagagacAATAAGAGACTAAAGCACCCgtagacaaagagaggaagagagctggagtgtgtaggaggatgggcgagacagaagaagaagaaaaagggaaTGCTCAGAGATTGAGCATGTATTACACATAATGCTTGAGGTATTGTTCAATTTATAAAGCCTCTGCTGAAGGGTGTCAGTGAGACGGCAGTGCTCATTCATACAGAAGGGAAGTAACAGTGCAGTTATGCAAGGCAACTGATGTACACTCGGATAACTGTTTTTGAATTCAGTCAAGTGCCATGCTGACTACTGATAAGGTCAGATTCAGCAACATGTCTGCCCCTCACTGCTGTCAAAATGTCAGCCAGTGTCATGGTAAGTCAGAAGATcttcacagtaaaaaaaaaatctgaagtaCATGCTAATTGACCCCCTGagcctgtaaacacacacagcccccatgAGAGtgctgaacacacaaacacacttccaaGCCACCCACCTGCAGTTAGTTGCAGCCTCCCACCTCTgcccccccatccaccctcccccatTAGTCCCAGTCCCCCCATCTCCCTTATTAGTCCcagtcccccctgtctccccatctcccccattaGTCCCAGTCCCccgtctccccatctcccttatTAGTCCcagtcccccctgtctccccatctcccccattaGTTCcagtcctccctgtctccccatctcccccattaGTTCCAGTCCCCCTGtttccccatctcccccattaGTTCcagtcccccctgtctccccatctcccccattaGTCCcagtcccccctgtctccccatctcccttatTAGTCCcagtcccccctgtctccccatctcccccattaGTTCcagtcctccctgtctccccatctcccttatTAGTTCcagtcctccctgtctccccatctcccccattaGTTCcagtccccctgtctccccatctcccttatTAGTTCcagtcctccctgtctccccatctcccccattaGTTCcagtcccccctgtctccccatctcccccattaGTCCcagtcccccctgtctccccatctcccccattaGTCCcagtcccccctgtctccccatctcccccattaGTTCcagtcctccctgtctccccatctcccccattaGTTCcagtctcccctgtctccccatctcccccattaGTTCcagtctcccctgtctccccatctcccttatTAGTTCtagttccccccctctccccccttccaagTTAGTCTTAGTCCCCTTCCCACCACATCTAGAATAAAATGTAACTTACGGACACAGGAAATGAGATCATTGAACCTGTCCTTAGGAAAGAGGGGGTTTTCCAGCCCCCGGAAGTAGAGCTTGAGAACGCCCGCCACAGAGTTGATGTCATGGTTACTCTCCTCATCTATCAGAGGGTCATTACCTAGgcaacagacaggaagtcagtctACCTTGATCCTGACCAGACAATACTACTCAGATGTGACCTCAcagtgacctctcacctctctcaaaGGAGTTCTTGATGTCGTTGACCTCCACCTGTGATCCAGACACCCGGAATATACCCTGGTGTTGAAGACCTGGAGGAAAAGAGgcaatgtgtgagtgttggtttctgcctgtgtgtgcgcgcatgtgtcaAGGGGAAAAACATATTTTACCATGGAGGTTTATGTAGCGGATGCAGCTCTCCACCAGTAGAGGAATGGCTTTAGTAGAGTCctacacacaggaggagattcATACACAGTCAGTTTTATACTAAACtcacaaacagaaagacagacctacacacacatgcgtgcgtacacacacacacacacaaaacaaaagctTATGTAAACTTCACCTGATGTTTGCTATGGGAGTTTTTTCGCCCACGGCTGTAACAGGGAGAGAACAAGTGATTATGTGGGTATAAACAGTTTAATCaaaaaggaggagggaaagacacCCTACATTTTTAGTCAGTAAAattagtcagatggctgagtggtgaggaaatcgggctagtaatcagaaggttgctaattcgattcccggctatgccaaccaaatgacgttgtgtccttgggcaccttacttgcctcgggggaatgtccctgtacttactgtaagttgctctgga of the Osmerus mordax isolate fOsmMor3 chromosome 17, fOsmMor3.pri, whole genome shotgun sequence genome contains:
- the srgap1b gene encoding LOW QUALITY PROTEIN: SLIT-ROBO Rho GTPase-activating protein 1b (The sequence of the model RefSeq protein was modified relative to this genomic sequence to represent the inferred CDS: substituted 3 bases at 3 genomic stop codons) — protein: MSNPSKSKKDKEIIAEYESQVKDVRAQLVEQQRCLEQQTEMRVQLLQDLQDFFRKKAEIETEYSRNLEKLAERFMAKTRSTKDHQQYKKDQNLLSPVNCWYLLLNQVKRESKDHATLSDLYLNNVITRLTHISDDSARLLKRSKEITFQLQEDLMKLLNELYTVMKTYHMYNAETLNAETKLREAERQEGRVKTGSSGGVEPVFGLRIEERHQRRNAARKMEKMREKRKAKYSENKLKTLKARNEYLLTLEATNSSVFKYYIHDLPDIIDCCDLGYHSSLSRALRTYLSAELSVEASRRAGLEVLEGAVEGLDPARDRQRLLGLYPTAFCPPPRWSFQAHMGDTVAQIAAQPQVQAELTLRLQQLQTRLATLKIENEEVKKTWGATLTTLQDMTVLDDSDVSQSFTHSPSSESVKSSVSDGYLNKPSLAKRRANQQETELFYFTKFREYLEGSNLISKLQAKHDLLKKAMAEVXYKTDCVXISSCVXDSTKAIPLLVESCIRYINLHGLQHQGIFRVSGSQVEVNDIKNSFERGNDPLIDEESNHDINSVAGVLKLYFRGLENPLFPKDRFNDLISCVRIESLYERAQCIRKILLAAPRATLVVMRYLFAFLNHLSQYSDENMMDAGNLAIVFGPTLLPTPDTLDQVACQAHVNEVVKTVILHNDNIFPDTKELPGPVYEKCMTGDQYCESPFSEPGALEDAEPDGGTETQTSEEEGEAVEAVARFDYVGRSGRELSFKKGATLQLYQRASQDWWEGRHNGTHGLVPHQYIVLKDRTDAMSDTLSQKTDSDSGNGNTSGSDDKRTRSDLSSPTDIRPPEAYNSHRRKRTEGLFRRPLGRSSDSHCHGNGGVLERSSPPVTGHFSPRELLLGRGQGMTPPLDSPERRRRSAAAVTVSVSRHDSLRRPEDTPIRRSSSGQHSFTESHRSRTLDPDTLAQDIEETLGELRQLERQGCRPAPDVVLDTLEQVKNGPITACSSDPLSPLSPLPGPPPGPPRPSNPSPDTLGSFKPVAAARMGAPLRPPALRPKPLVPPKSSTPPLPPPLDKSCTM